Proteins encoded in a region of the Pelmatolapia mariae isolate MD_Pm_ZW linkage group LG16_19, Pm_UMD_F_2, whole genome shotgun sequence genome:
- the foxo3a gene encoding forkhead box protein O3a: MAEASRSGNEPPLNVEIDPDFEPQKRPRSCTWPLPRPESGAGKPGANDTDVIPEEEDDEGGSTESGAAQKASGGAVKTREPSSNSSISQPVEVQRGPCKEETADGSPSSAQTPAAALGGSATQQLRKSSARRNAWGNYSYADLITQAIESSPEKRLTLSQIYEWMVRSVPYFKDKGDSNSSAGWKNSIRHNLSLHSRFVKVQNEGTGKSSWWMVNPEGGKGGKAPRRRAVSMDNSKYIKGARGRATKKKASLQAAQDGSSESSSSLSKWTGSPTSRSSDELDAWTDFRSRTNSNASTLSGRLSPILANLELDEVPDDDSPLSPMLYSSPSSMSPSTGPTGLSDLAGTMNLNDGLSDNLMDDLLDNISLTASQQPPPGEEDGANSQGSSVFTFSCSGSSLGSPSSSYGTNPLFSPPSITSLRQSPMQTIQENKQTTFSCMSHYSEHQALDLLGMDSHSHSNVMMTQSDPLMSQASTAIALQNSRRNAMLLRKDHILVNHTSAGQAQSSSVPGWQAGLSTSDSDDGHPETKQLHLKSPSKNASMQLSSSLTSQDRFSADLDLEVFSSNLDCDMDSIIRNELMDADCLDLSFDSRFTSTQNGNKNSGSFSSSKQSPQSWVPS, translated from the exons ATGGCTGAGGCGTCGCGCAGCGGCAACGAGCCGCCTCTAAACGTTGAGATAGATCCGGATTTCGAGCCCCAGAAGCGGCCACGGTCCTGCACTTGGCCCCTGCCCCGTCCTGAATCTGGTGCGGGCAAGCCCGGGGCAAATGACACTGACGTAATCCCCgaagaggaggatgatgagGGTGGGAGCACGGAGAGCGGCGCTGCTCAGAAAGCCAGCGGCGGCGCTGTTAAAACCCGAGAGCCGAGCAGCAACAGCTCCATCTCCCAGCCGGTGGAGGTCCAGCGGGGCCCCTGCAAAGAGGAGACCGCCGACGGCTCGCCGTCCTCGGCGCAAACCCCCGCAGCAGCTCTGGGCGGTTCTGCCACCCAGCAGCTGAGGAAGTCCTCCGCCCGCAGGAATGCCTGGGGCAACTACTCCTATGCAGACCTCATTACCCAAGCCATCGAGAGCTCCCCTGAGAAAAGGTTGACCTTGTCCCAAATCTATGAGTGGATGGTGAGATCCGTGCCATATTTCAAGGACAAAGGCGATAGCAACAGCTCTGCTGGCTGGAAG AATTCCATCCGACACAATCTTTCCCTCCATAGCCGTTTTGTGAAAGTCCAGAATGAAGGAACTGGGAAAAGCTCCTGGTGGATGGTCAACCCAGAAGGTGGGAAAGGAGGTAAAGCTCCCAGACGTAGGGCTGTGTCGATGGACAACAGCAAGTACATCAAAGGAGCCCGAGGACGTGCCACAAAGAAAAAAGCCTCATTGCAGGCTGCTCAAGATGGGAGCTCTGAGAGCTCCTCGAGCCTCTCCAAATGGACAGGAAGTCCCACCTCCCGCAGCAGCGACGAGCTCGATGCCTGGACAGACTTCCGCTCTCGGACCAATTCCAACGCCAGCACGCTCAGCGGTCGTCTGTCCCCAATCCTGGCTAACCTGGAGCTGGATGAGGTACCTGATGACGACTCACCCCTGTCGCCAATGCTGTACTCCAGCCCCAGCAGCATGTCTCCGTCCACTGGACCAACAGGACTGTCTGATCTGGCAGGCACTATGAACCTCAATGACGGGCTCTCTGACAACCTGATGGATGATCTTTTAGACAATATCAGCCTCACAGCATCCCAGCAGCCTCCTCCTGGAGAGGAAGATGGGGCCAACAGTCAGGGGAGTTCAGTATTTACCTTCAGCTGCTCAGGAAGCAGTTTAGGTAGTCCCTCTAGCAGCTATGGGACAAACCCACTCTTCAGCCCTCCGTCCATCACGAGCCTGCGACAGTCACCCATGCAGACCATCCAAGAGAACAAGCAGACCACTTTCTCCTGCATGTCTCACTACAGTGAGCACCAGGCCCTAGATCTGCTTGGGATGGACTCCCACAGCCACAGCAATGTCATGATGACCCAGTCCGACCCTCTGATGTCGCAGGCCAGCACCGCCATCGCTCTGCAGAACTCCCGCCGAAATGCCATGCTGCTCCGCAAAGATCACATTCTGGTTAACCACACCAGTGCAGGCCAGGCCCAAAGCTCTTCAGTGCCTGGTTGGCAAGCGGGCTTGTCAACCTCTGACAGTGACGATGGCCACCCTGAAACCAAGCAGCTACACCTGAAGTCTCCTAGTAAGAATGCCTCTATGCAGCTCAGTTCCAGTTTAACCAGTCAGGACCGTTTCTCCGCTGATCTGGACCTCGAGGTGTTCAGCAGCAATCTGGACTGCGACATGGACTCCATCATCCGCAATGAACTGATGGACGCAGATTGCCTGGACCTCAGCTTTGACTCTCGCTTCACCTCCACACAGAACGGCAACAAGAATTCAGGAAGCTTCTCCAGCTCGAAACAGAGCCCTCAGAGCTGGGTGCCGAGCTGA